The stretch of DNA GAAGCCCGCGCCGACCGATCCCAGATAGGCGGCGCGGCGCTGGTCGAGCGTCGACAGCGGCTGGTTGCGGCGATACACCGGCAGCCGCACACCCTGGACGAATTGCGTCTTCGGCGTGTTGAGCAGGATCGGGTAGCGCGTGGCGGCGATGTCACCGCTATCGCGCGCCGCCGCTAGCGAATCGGAAATGAGCGGGATGGCGCTGATGTCGAGGCCAAAGCGCTGCGGCAGGAAGGCCGGCTCGAAATAGTTCAACACCTCGTAGTTCGGGCGGCGTCCGGGCGGGCTGATGTCGAAGTCCGCATAACCTTCGGCGCGCACGCCGGCGACGAATTGCTCGCGCTGCGCGTCCTCGATCAGCGGCGCCCAGGTCAGCACTTCGATCGCCGGGAAGTTGCGCGGGATATCGAGGCTGGTGACGTACTGGCGGAATTCGGTGCGGCTGATGTTGTCCGAGGTCTGGAACAGCGCGGCCAGGCCGCGCGTCAGGTCGGCATAGGATTTGATGCGGGCCGAGATGCTGTACTGGGTGCTGCGCGCGAGATGCTCGAAACTCTGTGCCGCATCGTCATCAACCGTGCGGCTCGCGGCGCCGTACAGGATGGTGCCCATGGCGCTGGCCAAGACAAATCCCACTCCCCAGAACATGAGGCGTGTGCTGCGCACTGCTTGGCGGTTGTTGGCCGATTTAAACATGCATCTGGTAGAAAATTATTTGCATCACAGCAGCATACTATCAATGCGGAATTGGAACCAGTGAAAGAATTGGTGAGAATTAACGCATTTCAAACGGAACCATATGCAGCAAGGATGTCTCTAAGAGATGAGGCTGTCTCATGGAGGCAATTATGCTGCGCAAATCCATTACATGCATCGTGCTAGCGACGATCTTACGTTCGCTTCATGCGGATGAGGAACGGCATGAGTTTGATGCCGTGTTACAAGTTCCGTTTCACGCAGATGAGCGGGGCGAGCGGGTGATGACGCTGCACTTCACGGCGCCGGCAGAGGTGCGCTCATTGCGCTGGCGACTCACGCTACTGCCCCGGCATGATGAAACAGCGGTGCACAGCTGGCAGGGCACGCGGACGGTCGCCGGCGAACCGGTGGAGGTGACTGTACGCTGGCGGGAGGACGTGCCCAAAGGCGTCTACAGGATGAGGTTGTCGGCAAGTCTGGACGGCGGCGGCGAGATCGAGCAGAGCTGGCCGGTGGCGGTTGGCGCGTCTACCGTCCGCCAGCCCGCTACGAGGACTGCGGCGAGAGCACGCGCTGGCGCGGCGACCGGGGCGGCGGCTGATGTGGCGACTGCATTGGCGGCATCGATGGCCGACGGTGCGGCGCATTCGCGTGCGACGGCGACGGCGACGGCATCCGCCGAGTTGTACGACATCTATCTCGGCAACCTGCACAGCCAGACCAACCACAGCGACGGTGGCGGCGTGCTCGATCAGTGCACCGGCGCGCAGGAACCGCAGCACGGCGCCTTCGGCCCGTCCGACGCCTACGCTTACGCCCAGCAACACGGCCTCGACTTCCTGATGACCTCCGAGCACAATCACATGTTCGACGGCTCTGACGGCACCAACCGGGCCGCCGCCGCCAGCGCCGTCCACGCCCTGTTTCAGGACGGCCTGCGCCAGGCCGCGCAATGGCGCACCGATCACACACCATTCCTCGCGCTGTACGGCCAGGAATGGGGCGTGATCAGCCACGGTGGTCACATCAACATCCTCAACGCCGACGCCCTGCTCGGCTGGGAGCGCAACGCCCAGGGCGAACTGCTGGCCGACGAAGAAACGCCCAGGAGCGACTACCAGACGCTGTACCAGCATCTGCGCCAACATCACTGGTTCGGCCAGTTCAATCATCCGCAACGCGACCAGTTCGCCATCAACGGCCAGCCGCTGGCCTGGAGCGCCGCCGGCGACGCCAGCATGCTGCTGTGCGAAGTCATGAACAGCAGCGCCTACTCAACCAGCACTGACGAAAACGAGCCACGCCGCAGCAATTTCGAAACCGGCTGCAACGCGCTGCTGGAGGCCGGCTACCACCTCGCCTTCAGCAGCAACCAGGACAATCACTGTGCCAACTGGGGTGCGGCGTACTCAAACCGAACGGCCGTGCTGCTGCCCCGCAGCACGCCGCTCACACAAGCCGGCCTGCTGGATGCCTTGCGAGCCCGCCGCACTTACGCCACGATGGACAAACACAGCCAGCTGATCTTCACCGCCAACGGCCACATGATGGGCGAAAGCTTCCAGAATCGCGGCAAATTGACGCTGAAAGCGGACTACGCCAGCACCGCCGGCCGCAGCATCGCCGCGTTCAGCATCTTCCACGGCGTCCCCGGCCGCAATGGCAAGGTCGCCGCCATCAGCACGAAGAGCAAACGCACTTTCGCGCCGTTACCCGGCGAACACTTTTATTACGCAAGAGTCACGCAGGATGACGGAAAAATGCTGTGGAGCGCGCCTGTCTGGGTGACGCAATTGTCGCCCTGATCACCAGCCAATCGTGCGCAGTAGAAAATTTAATTCCATTAATATTTTTCTTGCTAGAAAAGCTGGAATCACAGTTATTAAAACGATAAAATGGTGCCTGCCGTTATGGTGCGGCAGCGCACAAAATTGCTTGACTCCGCACTCCACAAGAGTATCTTTTACCTTCCAAAGCGATAGTCTAAAACCAGCCCAGCCGTGCATATTCCTAAAGTTCTTCTTGTCAACGACGATCCAGCCAGCTTGTATGCGCTGGAGAGCCTGCTGCTGGATGCGGCCGATCAGCATTTGTACGAGCTGATCACCGCCAGTTCGGGCAAGGAAGCGCTGCGCCAAGTGCTGTTGCATGAGTTCGCAGTGATCCTGCTGGACGTCAGCATGCCGAACATGGATGGCTTTGAGACCGCCGAAGCGATTCATTCGCATCCGCGCTCGGCCGGCACACCGATCATCTTCATCACCGCCCACTACGCGGACGAGATGAACCGCCTGAAGGCGTACCAGAAAGGCGCGGCCGATTATCTGTTCACGCCGGTTATTCCACAAATCCTGCAAGCCAAGGTGGCGGTGTTTGTCGAGATGGCGGCCAAGAATCTGCAACTGCGCATCAAGAGCGACGAACTGGCGCGCCTCAACCAGGACTTGCGCGTCCAGCGCCTGCAGGATCTGGAGCGCATCAACGCCGAACTGGAACTGGAAATCAAGGAACGCAAACAGGCGGAACAGCGCGCGCATGACCTGTCCACGCGCGACGCGCTGACCAACCTGCTCAACCGCCGCGCGCTGATCCAGCAGCTGGAGCACGCCGTCGCCACGGCCGATCGCAGCGGCGTCGGCTTCGCGCTGCTATTCCTCGACCTCGACAAGTTCAAGCAGATTAACGACAACTACGGCCACGAAGCGGGCGACGAATTGCTGCGCCAGGTGGCGGCGCGACTGTCGGCGGCGGTGCGGGTGGCCGACATCGTCGCCCGTCTGGGCGGTGACGAATTCGTGGTGCTGATCGAAGGTAAATCCGCTTCCGCCAACGCCGCGCGCGTCGGCCGCAAGATCGAACTGGCCTGCGCCCTGCCCTTCGACATCGGCAGCAATCGCTTGAAAACGGCGGCCAGCATCGGCATCGCGCTATATCCCGAAGACGGCGCCAACGCGCAAGCGCTGATGAAGAACGCCGACACCGCGATGTATCACGCCAAACAGAACACCGCCGCGCCAGTGCAGTTCTTCCACGAACAGCTAAATGTACGCGAGCGCGAACGGGAACAGTGGACGCTCGACCTGCGCAAGGCGCTGGCGGCCAATCAGTTGGAGCTGCGCTACCAGCCGCAGGTCGACCTGCGCAGCGGCCGCGTGATCGCCGCAGAAGCGCTGCTGACCTGGCACCATCCGGTGCATGGGCTGCTGGAAGCGGCGCAATTCCTGCCGCAGGTACAGGAGCGCACGCTGCTCGACCGCATCGACGCGTGGGTCATCGCGCAAAGCTGTGCGCAGGCGTCGCTGTGGCAAAGCCTGAGCGGCAGCGCGAATGGCGTGCAAGGGCCGCCGCTGTGCATCTGGCTCAATCTGGCGACGCCGCAGTTGCACGCGGACCTGCTGCACGCGCTGCTGCCGGCGATGCGCAAGCACGGCCTGACGCCGGGCAGCATGGGCATCGAACTGAATGAAAAGCTGCTGCTCGGCCC from Duganella dendranthematis encodes:
- a CDS encoding putative bifunctional diguanylate cyclase/phosphodiesterase, giving the protein MHIPKVLLVNDDPASLYALESLLLDAADQHLYELITASSGKEALRQVLLHEFAVILLDVSMPNMDGFETAEAIHSHPRSAGTPIIFITAHYADEMNRLKAYQKGAADYLFTPVIPQILQAKVAVFVEMAAKNLQLRIKSDELARLNQDLRVQRLQDLERINAELELEIKERKQAEQRAHDLSTRDALTNLLNRRALIQQLEHAVATADRSGVGFALLFLDLDKFKQINDNYGHEAGDELLRQVAARLSAAVRVADIVARLGGDEFVVLIEGKSASANAARVGRKIELACALPFDIGSNRLKTAASIGIALYPEDGANAQALMKNADTAMYHAKQNTAAPVQFFHEQLNVREREREQWTLDLRKALAANQLELRYQPQVDLRSGRVIAAEALLTWHHPVHGLLEAAQFLPQVQERTLLDRIDAWVIAQSCAQASLWQSLSGSANGVQGPPLCIWLNLATPQLHADLLHALLPAMRKHGLTPGSMGIELNEKLLLGPTEPLAQLLMQLQSAGVRTALDDFGSARSSLAACKRWQLNALKIDRSFVHGIGNDEGGTDIVAAVVHLAKALSMRVIALGVETRLQMEVLQHMGCHICQGELFYPPLTAAGLLEQTGDINNINSPTLLSNEE
- a CDS encoding CehA/McbA family metallohydrolase, with product MTLHFTAPAEVRSLRWRLTLLPRHDETAVHSWQGTRTVAGEPVEVTVRWREDVPKGVYRMRLSASLDGGGEIEQSWPVAVGASTVRQPATRTAARARAGAATGAAADVATALAASMADGAAHSRATATATASAELYDIYLGNLHSQTNHSDGGGVLDQCTGAQEPQHGAFGPSDAYAYAQQHGLDFLMTSEHNHMFDGSDGTNRAAAASAVHALFQDGLRQAAQWRTDHTPFLALYGQEWGVISHGGHINILNADALLGWERNAQGELLADEETPRSDYQTLYQHLRQHHWFGQFNHPQRDQFAINGQPLAWSAAGDASMLLCEVMNSSAYSTSTDENEPRRSNFETGCNALLEAGYHLAFSSNQDNHCANWGAAYSNRTAVLLPRSTPLTQAGLLDALRARRTYATMDKHSQLIFTANGHMMGESFQNRGKLTLKADYASTAGRSIAAFSIFHGVPGRNGKVAAISTKSKRTFAPLPGEHFYYARVTQDDGKMLWSAPVWVTQLSP